The following are from one region of the Cottoperca gobio chromosome 13, fCotGob3.1, whole genome shotgun sequence genome:
- the LOC115017961 gene encoding odorant receptor 131-2-like: MMADNNSLVGGEFSRRKINDKVIIVQLLVMIFLCINILLLITFLKKEGFYTTTRYILFAVMLLSDSIILIMSDILLILSYFQFTMHIWLCIIISFVVLLYFVVTPVTLTVMTLERYVAICMPLRHGELCTTRSTMNCILIIHCLSSVPCIVIFSMYFASASLRIYKQYSVCSVEIFILYRWHDHVRSAVYQFYFLIMCICIVFSYVKIMKVAKAASGENKKSTWKGLRTVILHAFQLLLCLIQLWCPIIESAILQINLRLFVDVRYFNYITFSLAPRCLSPLIYGLRDEKFFHALKSYAFFGLFKINI, translated from the coding sequence ATGATGGCTGATAACAACTCATTGGTTGGTGGTGAGTTCTCGCGGCGGAAGATCAATGACAAGGTCATTATTGTGCAGCTTCTGGTGATGATTTTTCTTTGCATCAATATTTTGCTCttaataacctttttaaaaaaagagggcTTTTACACAACTACACGCTATATCTTATTTGCTGTTATGCTGCTGTCTGATAGCATAATATTAATCATGTCTGATATCCTGCTAATCTTGAGCTATTTTCAATTCACTATGCACATTTGGTTATGCATAATTATCTCGTTTGTGGTACTTCTGTATTTTGTAGTCACACCAGTTACTTTGACAGTAATGACTCTGGAGCGCTATGTGGCCATTTGCATGCCCCTGCGCCACGGAGAGCTGTGCACCACACGCAGCACTATGAATTGTATCCTCATCATTCACTGCCTCAGCTCTGTACCCTGTATTGTTATTTTCTCCATGTATTTTGCATCTGCCTCTCTTAGAATTTACAAACAATACAGTGTGTGCTCTGTGgagatatttattttgtacagatGGCATGATCATGTTAGGTCAGCTGTATATCAATTTTACTTCTTGATCATGTGTATCTGCATTGTATTCTCCtatgttaaaataatgaaagtgGCCAAAGCTGCATCAGGAGAGAATAAAAAGTCAACATGGAAAGGGCTCAGAACGGTAATTCTTCATGCTttccagctgctgctctgtcttATCCAGCTGTGGTGTCCGATCATAGAAAGTGCTATACTTCAGATTAATTTAAGGTTATTTGTTGATGTCAGGTACTTTAACTACATAACGTTTAGTCTTGCTCCAAGATGCCTGAGTCCTCTCATTTATGGCCTCAGGGATGAAAAGTTCTTTCATGCACTGAAAAGCTATGcattttttggtttgtttaaaataaatatttga
- the or95a1 gene encoding odorant receptor 129-1 — protein sequence MQNLTEFAGNATSNRSLSVIIKVCVVIPFFCVFLCCIVVMLHIFASNRQFLDSSRYILFAYMLINDTVQLLFSVLLFLSVMGNVKFAFVYCIPLLLLSTTTFKNTPLILATMSLERYVAIFYPLQRPTAWRSDRIWIIILSLWLISCIFSVIQLSIGGMDLALDILSTPVYCTSTIITKSSPIQAMFHTAVNIFLFTVVSIAILFTYVRILLDTRKMRQDEVSGSKAMHTVLLHGFQLVLCMLAFTHPITESLLGLHSRLLLGDISFFNYFCFILTPRFLSPLIYGFRDQSIRACLGKTFLCCSNKVKPGVRGKQR from the coding sequence ATGCAGAATCTGACTGAATTTGCAGGCAATGCAACTTCCAACAGAAGTCTGTCTGTGATCATCAAGGTGTGTGTGGTCATCCCCTTCTTCTGCGTCTTCCTCTGCTGCATTGTTGTCATGCTGCACATCTTTGCATCAAACAGGCAATTCCTGGACAGCTCACGTTACATCCTGTTTGCCTACATGCTGATCAACGACACTGTCCAGCTCTTATTCTCtgtgcttctctttctctctgtgatgGGCAATGTGAAATTTGCTTTTGTCTACTGCATTCCTCTGCTGTTACTTTCCACTACCACTTTCAAGAACACACCTTTAATCCTGGCCACTATGTCACTGGAGCGTTATGTGGCCATCTTTTATCCCCTGCAGCGCCCGACCGCCTGGCGCTCTGACCGTATCTGGATCATTATTCTATCCCTGTGGCTCATCAGCTGTATCTTCTCTGTCATTCAATTGTCCATCGGAGGAATGGATCTTGCCCTGGATATCCTCTCCACCCCTGTGTATTGCACATCCACCATCATTACCAAATCATCTCCAATCCAGGCTATGTTCCACActgctgtaaatatttttttatttacagtagtGTCTATTGCCATCCTCTTTACATATGTGAGAATCCTGCTGGATACTAGGAAGATGAGACAAGATGAAGTGTCTGGGAGCAAAGCCATGCACACTGTGCTGCTACACGGCTTTCAGCTGGTGCTGTGCATGCTGGCCTTCACTCACCCCATCACTGAGAGTCTCCTCGGGTTGCATTCCAGGTTGCTATTAGGAGATAtctccttttttaattatttctgtttCATCCTTACTCCACGCTTTCTCAGCCCACTAATCTACGGCTTTAGAGATCAGAGTATCAGGGCCTGCCTTGGGAAaacattcctctgctgctcaAACAAAGTCAAACCCGGAGTGAGAGGCAAGCAGCGTTGA
- the LOC115017962 gene encoding odorant receptor 131-2-like yields the protein MVDNNSLVGGEFSRRQINDQVIIVQLLVMIFLCINILLLITFLKKEGFYTTTRYILFAVMLLSDSLILIMSDILLILSYFQFTMHIWLCIIISFVVLLYFIVTPVTLTVMTLERYVAICMPLRHGELCTTRSTVNCILIIHCLSSVPCIVILSMYFASASLRIYKQYSVCSVEIFILYRWHDHVMSAVYQFYFLIMCICIVFSYVKIMKVANAASGENKKSTWKGLRTVILHAFQLLLCLISLWCPFIEAAVLLINFKLFNDVRYFNYIMFSLAPRCLSPLIYGLRDEKFFHALKSYAFSGWYKRNI from the coding sequence ATGGTTGATAACAACTCATTGGTTGGTGGTGAGTTCTCGCGGCGGCAGATCAATGACCAGGTCATTATTGTGCAGCTTCTGGTGATGATTTTTCTTTGCATCAATATTTTGCTCttaataacctttttaaaaaaagagggcTTTTACACAACTACACGCTATATCTTATTTGCTGTTATGCTGCTGTCTGATAGCTTAATATTAATCATGTCTGATATCCTGCTAATCTTGAGCTATTTTCAATTCACTATGCACATTTGGTTATGCATAATTATCTCGTTTGTGGTACTTCTGTATTTTATTGTCACACCAGTTACTTTGACAGTAATGACTCTGGAGCGCTACGTGGCCATTTGCATGCCCCTGCGCCATGGAGAGCTGTGCACCACACGCAGCACTGTGAATTGTATCCTCATCATTCACTGCCTCAGCTCTGTACCCTGTATTGTTATTCTCTCCATGTATTTTGCATCTGCCTCTCTTAGAATTTACAAACAATACAGTGTGTGCTCTGTGgagatatttattttgtacagatGGCATGATCATGTTATGTCAGCTGTATATCAATTTTACTTCTTGATCATGTGTATCTGCATTGTATTCTCCtatgttaaaataatgaaagtgGCCAACGCTGCATCAGGAGAGAATAAAAAGTCAACATGGAAAGGGCTCAGAACGGTAATTCTTCATGCTtttcagctgctgctctgtctcaTCAGTCTGTGGTGTCCATTCATAGAAGCTGCTGTACTACTAATTAATTTCAAGTTATTTAATGATGTCAGGTACTTTAACTACATAATGTTTAGTCTTGCTCCAAGATGCCTGAGTCCTCTCATTTATGGCCTCAGGGATGAAAAGTTCTTTCATGCACTGAAAAGCTATGCATTTTCTGGTTGGTATAAAAGAAATATTTGA
- the LOC115018024 gene encoding diablo homolog, mitochondrial-like → MQAVGQCSVCTGRAAGGLLRNQTDFSLLRTNKSMLRRGAACIRFISSSESVLFSSRKPGVKQFGERTDNVHMPLSVGLGLAIPFAQEMENLSHDSLIRRAASVVTDSSSTLLSQTSLALINALKDYSKAVHTRIAVQRRYLASLGKLTRAEEDSFLGLINGQRAVVRDRLHECKRFELTWINSVNLCKMAVEAAHSSGAEQASITVRTSVQVAQAQVGEARKLSANADKKLAETKVEEIQRMAEYVAFLEDGEEHEVHEAYLRED, encoded by the exons ATGCAAGCTGTTGGTCAGTGTTCAGTGTGTACCGGTCGTGCTGCTGGAGGACTTCTGCGAAATCAGACAGACTTTTCACTTCTGCGGACCAACAAGAGTATGCTCAGGAGAGGAGCAGCCTGTATCCGTTTCATAAG CAGTTCTGAGAGTGTCCTATTCAGCAGCAGGAAGCCTGGAGTTAAACAATTTGGGGAACGGACAGATAATGTGCACATGCCTTTAAGTGTTGGCCTTGGACTTGCTATTCCTTTTGCACAG GAAATGGAAAACCTCTCTCATGACTCCCTGATCAGAAGAGCAGCCTCAGTGGTTACAGACAGTTCAAGTACTTTGCTCTCCCAGACCTCCTTGGCTCTCATAAATGCTCTTAAAGACTACTCAAAG GCTGTGCACACACGCATTGCTGTCCAAAGACGGTATTTAGCCTCACTGGGAAAACTGACCCGAGCAGAAGAGGATTCGTTTCTGGGGTTAATCAATGGCCAGCGAGCAGTG GTTCGTGACAGGCTACATGAATGCAAACGTTTTGAATTAACCTGGATCAATTCTGTCAACTTGTGTAAAATGGCGGTCGAGGCAGCACACTCTTCAG gagCCGAGCAGGCGTCCATCACAGTGAGGACAAGCGTTCAGGTGGCCCAGGCGCAGGTTGGGGAAGCTCGGAAACTGTCAGCGAATGCAGATAAGAAGTTGGCGGAGACTAAAGTAGAAGAGATCCAAAGGATGGCAGAATATGTTGCCTTTCTAGAAGATGGCGAGGAGCATGAGGTGCATGAGGCTTATCTACGAGAGGACTAA